In the genome of Cryptomeria japonica chromosome 8, Sugi_1.0, whole genome shotgun sequence, one region contains:
- the LOC131077702 gene encoding uncharacterized protein LOC131077702, whose translation MWLKDDHILELLKEWWYGAKVSGSGIFNVANKLKIIKQNLIQWNKKHFGNIFDNKAQVEAVLVEVNEEVMRFGMDESLFLKEMKLLVDHESILTKEEVFWKQKSRETWLEEGDKNTKFFHNSVSMRRVRNHISKIKLSDGSEVANPKTIVKEVVDFFSLILNSDWSPHSSVQDRFINSIPKLLNKENSDSLIAKFSLAKVEAALK comes from the coding sequence ATGTGGCTGAAGGACGATCACATCCTGGAGCTTCTAAAAGAATGGTGGTATGGGGCCAAGGTCTCTGGGTCTGGGATCTTTAATGTTGCTAACAAACTTAAGATTATTAAGCAGAATCTCATCCAATGGAATAAGAAGCACTTTGGTAATATCTTTGACAATAAAGCTCAAGTGGAAGCTGTGCTCGTAGAAGTCAATGAGGAAGTAATGAGATTTGGGATGGATGAGAGTTTGTTTCTCAAAGAAATGAAACTCCTGGTGGATCATGAATCTATTCTTACCAAAGAAgaagtcttttggaaacaaaaatctagagagacttGGTTGGAGGAGGGTGACAAGAATACCAAATTTTTCCACAATAGTGTTAGTATGAGAAGAGTTAGAAACCACATCTCCAAAATTAAGTTAAGTGATGGCTCAGAGGTGGCTAATCCTAAAACCATTGTGAAAGaggttgttgatttcttttctcttattctaaaCTCTGATTGGAGCCCTCACAGCTCTGTCCAAGATAGGTTTATTAATAGCATCCCTAAGCTTCTGAATAAGGAGAATTCTGATTCTCTAATTGCCAAATTCTCTTTAGCAAAAGTAGAGGCAGCTCTTAAGTAG